The Actinomadura sp. WMMB 499 genome includes a window with the following:
- a CDS encoding AarF/ABC1/UbiB kinase family protein, whose product MPGGMFRRAVAARAVRVAATGGPVLASGAGARVLRGRCGAGRSAADVARLLERLGGGFLKAGQLLGTRPDLVGDAAAAALGRLQDDVAPMPPSAAATVVRSALGTVPDGIAAALAAAPVAGGAIACVYRAEVDGRGVAVKVRRPGAAAAIAIDLAILRWLARTAAYLPPFRRVPLPGIVDELGVLLVRQADLRAEAAGLRRLRRALADLPGVVVPDTVPGLCGDGVITMDFVDGLDRSCAETLPPSVRREQTALLVRAVYRMLFVEGLAHLDLHQGNVYFRRDGSVALLDAGLVCALDERSRRAFTEFFAGMIRGDGDACAEVLVSTVRAEAGGTDLAGFRRRVRGLVVEAGGRAAGDFDLAGFCVRLFDLQRRHRLFADPRFVIPMTCLLTLEGAVRRNHPALDFQLEAAPYALEGLLRPAAAPD is encoded by the coding sequence ATGCCCGGAGGGATGTTCCGGCGCGCCGTGGCCGCGCGGGCCGTGCGGGTCGCCGCCACCGGCGGGCCGGTCCTGGCGAGCGGCGCGGGCGCCCGCGTGCTGCGCGGGCGGTGCGGCGCCGGACGGTCGGCGGCCGATGTCGCGCGGCTGCTGGAGCGGCTCGGCGGCGGGTTCCTCAAGGCGGGACAGCTGCTGGGGACCCGTCCCGACCTGGTGGGGGACGCGGCGGCCGCCGCGCTCGGCAGGCTGCAGGACGACGTCGCGCCGATGCCGCCGTCCGCGGCGGCGACGGTGGTGCGCTCCGCCCTGGGCACGGTCCCGGACGGCATCGCCGCGGCGCTCGCGGCCGCTCCGGTGGCCGGCGGGGCGATCGCCTGCGTGTACCGCGCCGAGGTGGACGGACGCGGCGTGGCCGTCAAGGTGCGCCGGCCCGGGGCCGCCGCCGCCATCGCGATCGATCTGGCGATCCTGCGGTGGCTGGCCCGGACGGCCGCGTACCTGCCGCCGTTCCGGCGGGTGCCGCTGCCGGGGATCGTCGACGAGCTGGGCGTTCTGCTGGTCCGGCAGGCGGACCTGCGCGCGGAGGCGGCCGGGCTGCGGCGGCTGCGCCGCGCCCTCGCCGACCTGCCCGGCGTGGTCGTGCCCGACACCGTCCCCGGTCTGTGCGGGGACGGTGTGATCACGATGGACTTCGTCGACGGGCTGGACCGGTCGTGCGCCGAGACGCTGCCGCCGTCCGTCCGGCGGGAGCAGACCGCGCTGCTGGTGCGCGCGGTGTACCGGATGCTGTTCGTGGAGGGGCTCGCTCATCTCGACCTGCACCAGGGCAACGTCTATTTCCGGCGGGACGGCTCCGTCGCGCTGCTGGACGCGGGCCTGGTGTGCGCGCTGGACGAGCGCAGCCGCCGCGCGTTCACCGAGTTCTTCGCCGGCATGATCCGCGGGGACGGCGACGCCTGCGCCGAGGTCCTGGTGTCGACCGTCCGTGCCGAGGCGGGCGGGACCGACCTCGCGGGGTTCCGCCGCCGGGTCCGCGGGCTGGTCGTCGAGGCCGGCGGCCGCGCCGCGGGCGACTTCGACCTGGCCGGCTTCTGCGTGCGGCTGTTCGACCTGCAGCGCCGGCACCGGCTGTTCGCCGATCCCCGATTCGTCATCCCGATGACCTGCCTGCTGACACTGGAGGGCGCAGTACGCAGAAATCACCCCGCCTTGGATTTCCAGCTGGAAGCCGCTCCGTACGCGTTGGAAGGGCTGCTGAGGCCGGCCGCCGCGCCGGATTGA